The proteins below come from a single Saccharophagus degradans 2-40 genomic window:
- a CDS encoding nitroreductase family protein, producing the protein MNVFTALETRRSIRQYTSNNPIPQAHFDALINAVRVSPTSFNIQHWRIVRVLDSALRHQLQEAAWGQEQITGAQELLILCGDIDAWQKNPERYWRNLETDKQNYIVNMLKDFYSSKSQLQRDEAIRSCAIAAQSLMLAAKALGYDSNPMIGFDADDVGKIINLPNQHVVTMMITLGKANEAAGVRGGDIPLNELLVMNTFS; encoded by the coding sequence ATGAATGTTTTTACTGCGCTAGAAACCCGCCGCTCGATTCGCCAATACACATCGAATAACCCCATACCGCAAGCGCATTTCGATGCACTCATTAACGCGGTACGTGTTTCGCCCACCTCTTTTAATATTCAACACTGGCGTATTGTAAGGGTGCTAGACAGCGCCTTGCGCCACCAACTGCAAGAAGCAGCATGGGGGCAAGAACAAATAACAGGTGCCCAAGAGCTACTTATTCTGTGCGGCGACATAGACGCTTGGCAGAAAAATCCTGAGCGCTATTGGCGAAATTTAGAAACCGATAAACAGAACTATATAGTGAATATGCTAAAAGATTTTTACAGCAGTAAGAGCCAGCTACAACGAGACGAAGCCATTCGCAGTTGCGCCATAGCAGCACAAAGTTTAATGCTGGCCGCCAAAGCGCTAGGTTACGACAGCAACCCGATGATTGGATTCGACGCCGACGACGTTGGCAAAATTATAAACCTGCCCAACCAACACGTTGTAACCATGATGATTACCCTAGGCAAGGCAAATGAAGCAGCAGGTGTTAGAGGAGGGGATATCCCTTTAAATGAATTGCTTGTAATGAATACATTTAGCTAA
- a CDS encoding AraC family transcriptional regulator translates to MNKTLTLAIYRDRILAVVDYIWRNIERDVELNTLADVAHFSPYHFHRIYREMMHETVSTTVRRLRLHYAACQLLRTNHSVETIATTLGYGSGEAFSRAFSRAYTVTPSAYRQQRSPLPEAKMALPSRRFYAMKHTVDIEKFNKVELGGLAHQGDYLDIGAVFEKVFVSAGSKQFLNEHSRSFGIYYDDPTSKDKSALRSHACVTLNPQQVKEAGLDYLTLEAGNHAVLTFTGPYSELEQAYEWFYGEWLPQSGYQLADRPPFEEYLNDPKTVPPSELLTKIYLPLAE, encoded by the coding sequence ATGAACAAAACCCTAACACTAGCCATTTATCGCGACCGTATTTTAGCGGTAGTAGATTACATATGGCGCAATATTGAACGCGATGTAGAGCTAAACACCTTAGCCGACGTTGCGCACTTTTCGCCTTATCATTTTCATCGCATCTACCGTGAAATGATGCATGAAACGGTAAGTACTACTGTTAGACGCTTGCGATTGCACTATGCCGCCTGCCAACTGCTGCGCACCAATCACAGCGTAGAAACCATTGCCACTACTTTAGGGTATGGCAGCGGTGAGGCTTTTAGCCGCGCGTTTAGTCGCGCCTACACTGTTACCCCCTCGGCCTACCGCCAACAGCGCAGCCCTTTACCCGAAGCCAAGATGGCTTTACCCAGTAGGAGGTTTTACGCAATGAAACACACTGTAGACATTGAAAAGTTTAATAAAGTTGAACTCGGCGGCTTAGCACACCAAGGCGACTACTTGGATATTGGCGCTGTTTTCGAGAAGGTATTTGTATCTGCTGGCAGCAAGCAATTTTTAAATGAGCATTCGCGCTCGTTTGGAATTTATTACGACGACCCAACCAGTAAAGATAAAAGCGCACTGCGCTCGCACGCTTGCGTAACCCTTAACCCGCAACAGGTAAAAGAAGCCGGCTTAGACTATTTAACTTTAGAAGCGGGCAACCATGCAGTACTTACGTTTACGGGGCCCTATTCCGAATTAGAACAAGCCTATGAATGGTTTTACGGTGAATGGTTACCGCAATCGGGGTATCAACTTGCCGACCGCCCACCATTCGAAGAATACTTAAACGACCCCAAAACTGTGCCGCCCAGTGAATTACTAACAAAAATATATTTACCCCTAGCAGAATAA
- a CDS encoding DJ-1/PfpI family protein, translating to MFKPLAALCLVLLTWAGSAHADKRIGILVYDGVLTSDVTAPLEVFGIASRKSWFTDYQVITIGLTPAKTIKTEEGLVLGVDTWVGATPELDAIITTSAYDMDAPNASQALMTLIQKTAAKGGYLASNCSGAFLLAQAGVLDGKKATTWAGGEKDLQKQFPKVNVQVDTNVVVDGNIVTSNGSLVSYQAALTLLKLLSSESKAKEVADVLQYSRFSSKAF from the coding sequence ATGTTTAAGCCATTAGCAGCATTGTGTTTAGTGTTACTTACATGGGCAGGCAGCGCCCATGCCGATAAGCGTATAGGTATTTTGGTGTACGACGGGGTGCTAACGTCGGATGTGACTGCGCCGCTAGAGGTATTTGGCATTGCTAGCCGCAAATCGTGGTTTACCGATTACCAAGTAATAACCATTGGCTTAACCCCCGCCAAAACCATTAAAACAGAAGAAGGTTTGGTGTTGGGGGTAGATACCTGGGTGGGGGCAACCCCAGAGCTAGATGCAATAATTACCACCTCGGCCTACGATATGGATGCCCCCAATGCCAGCCAAGCGCTGATGACGCTTATACAAAAAACCGCGGCTAAAGGCGGGTATTTGGCAAGCAATTGCTCAGGCGCTTTTTTATTGGCGCAGGCGGGTGTGTTAGATGGCAAAAAAGCAACCACGTGGGCAGGTGGTGAAAAAGACTTGCAGAAGCAATTCCCAAAAGTAAACGTTCAGGTAGACACTAACGTTGTGGTCGACGGCAACATCGTTACCTCTAACGGCAGTTTAGTGAGTTACCAAGCCGCGTTAACACTGCTTAAATTATTGAGCTCGGAAAGCAAAGCGAAAGAAGTGGCCGACGTTTTACAATACAGTCGTTTTTCTAGTAAAGCATTCTAA
- a CDS encoding LysR substrate-binding domain-containing protein — protein sequence MDKLTALKFFIATADCGSFSGAAKQFGSDPSTISKAVRRLETELGVLLFHRTTRSLALTEAGHQYLGTAKSVTESLNNTEFELADKSNEPRGTLRINAPFTYGRRYLVPAIQSFREKYPQVKFDLQFNDAYIDIIENRFDIALRSGSLKDSRLIARQLSPMDFVVCASPDVAASLPADFSPMHFNQVPWVRFRFKQTGKLMPILFKVDGIIAEMECNADLVVDDGESMTELCVQGAGLAQLPHFALKADLDAGRLVPLFPSCTYSSFGIHIIYPKREYLPLKTRLFIDHMQRFVEDLGETPQSTWARELRR from the coding sequence ATGGATAAACTAACCGCTCTTAAATTTTTTATAGCGACTGCCGATTGCGGTAGCTTTTCGGGTGCAGCCAAGCAATTTGGCAGCGACCCTTCCACCATAAGTAAAGCCGTAAGGCGTTTAGAAACCGAACTGGGCGTACTGCTTTTTCACCGCACCACACGTTCATTAGCGCTTACCGAAGCGGGCCACCAATATTTAGGTACGGCAAAATCAGTAACCGAAAGTTTAAATAACACTGAGTTTGAACTGGCCGACAAAAGCAACGAGCCGCGCGGTACTTTGCGCATAAACGCGCCTTTTACCTATGGCCGCCGCTACTTAGTGCCAGCCATTCAAAGCTTTAGGGAGAAATACCCCCAAGTAAAATTCGACCTGCAATTTAACGATGCCTATATAGACATAATTGAAAACCGGTTTGATATAGCCCTGCGCAGTGGCTCGCTTAAAGATAGCCGCCTAATTGCCCGCCAGTTAAGCCCAATGGACTTTGTTGTGTGCGCCTCGCCCGACGTGGCGGCTTCCCTGCCCGCCGACTTTAGCCCCATGCATTTTAATCAGGTACCTTGGGTGCGCTTTCGCTTTAAGCAAACGGGCAAACTTATGCCCATATTATTCAAAGTGGACGGCATAATCGCCGAAATGGAATGCAACGCAGACTTAGTTGTAGACGATGGTGAATCCATGACTGAACTGTGCGTGCAAGGTGCAGGGCTGGCGCAACTACCCCACTTTGCCCTCAAAGCCGATTTAGACGCTGGCAGATTAGTGCCACTGTTCCCAAGCTGCACCTATAGCAGCTTTGGTATTCACATAATTTACCCCAAACGCGAATACCTGCCCCTAAAAACACGCTTGTTTATAGATCATATGCAACGTTTTGTGGAAGACCTAGGGGAGACACCGCAGAGTACCTGGGCGAGAGAGCTTAGAAGATAG
- the ahr gene encoding NADPH-dependent aldehyde reductase Ahr — MIKAYAAMEPGAALVPFEYEPGPLANNEVELKVESCGICHSDLSMLDNEWGFTQYPFVGGHEVIGIVEAVGSSVNNVAVGQRVGLGWHSGYCNTCASCQSGDQNLCNSAQPTIAGHHGGFADKVRADANAVVALPEGVNPDSAGPLFCGGITVFNPLVQFGIKPTSKVGVIGIGGLGHIALQFLNAWGCEVTAFTSSESKKEEALKLGAHHVLNSSDAAQLEAAAGRFDFIISTVNVKLDWNEYLATLAPKGRLHFVGATLAPLDINVFQLIGSQREISGSPVGSPGTISQMLDFAALHNIQPVTEYFRFDQINEALTKLREGKAHYRIVLTNK, encoded by the coding sequence ATGATTAAAGCTTATGCCGCCATGGAGCCGGGTGCAGCCCTTGTGCCTTTTGAATACGAACCAGGCCCGTTGGCGAATAACGAGGTAGAACTTAAGGTAGAGTCGTGCGGCATATGTCACAGCGACTTAAGTATGCTCGATAACGAATGGGGTTTTACCCAGTACCCCTTTGTGGGTGGCCACGAAGTGATAGGCATAGTGGAGGCGGTGGGTAGCAGCGTAAATAACGTGGCAGTGGGCCAACGCGTGGGCCTTGGTTGGCATTCGGGTTACTGTAATACCTGCGCTTCGTGTCAATCGGGGGATCAAAACCTATGCAATTCTGCCCAGCCTACTATTGCTGGCCACCATGGTGGTTTTGCCGATAAGGTACGCGCAGATGCAAATGCGGTTGTGGCCTTGCCAGAGGGGGTAAACCCAGACTCCGCTGGGCCATTGTTTTGCGGTGGCATTACCGTATTTAACCCGTTAGTGCAGTTTGGTATTAAACCTACATCGAAAGTGGGCGTAATAGGTATTGGTGGTTTAGGGCATATTGCACTGCAATTTTTAAATGCGTGGGGCTGCGAGGTAACGGCGTTTACCTCCAGTGAAAGCAAAAAAGAAGAAGCGCTAAAGTTAGGCGCGCACCATGTGCTAAACAGCAGCGATGCTGCACAACTAGAAGCAGCTGCTGGGCGTTTTGATTTTATTATTTCTACTGTTAACGTAAAGCTAGATTGGAACGAATATTTAGCTACCCTTGCGCCCAAAGGGCGTTTACATTTTGTAGGCGCAACCTTGGCGCCGCTGGATATTAATGTATTTCAGCTTATCGGCAGCCAGCGCGAAATCTCAGGCTCGCCGGTTGGCAGCCCGGGTACCATAAGCCAAATGTTAGATTTTGCTGCGCTCCACAATATTCAGCCCGTTACTGAATATTTTCGTTTCGATCAAATAAATGAAGCTCTCACTAAATTGCGCGAAGGTAAAGCCCATTACCGCATTGTATTAACAAACAAGTAA
- a CDS encoding LysR family transcriptional regulator has product MQKETIDLKLLHYFVTIAESLSFTAASESLNIAKSALSKGISKLEDELGTKVFERSSRVVRLTEAGQILYHRAEVLLEDADHLVSDIKTLQNSVSGHLKIAAPPTLGRMLAAEIIPPFLKQWPDVSISLKLSYDYEDLFKEGLDLAFRMGVNRDQNLIERPLGRANRVVVAAPDYLAQHAPIRTPHDLLPHKSLQFSNHIPQEWTLQNRAKVEHVTLSVALQCSDLAALRNAARAGLGVAQLPWMLVRDDINNGHLTHVLPQWLSTGLPIALVYKEGHRKAAKLAEFLKFVEAYKQLFELRFGE; this is encoded by the coding sequence ATGCAAAAAGAAACAATAGACCTGAAGTTACTCCACTATTTTGTCACCATTGCCGAATCACTCAGCTTTACCGCTGCGAGTGAATCCCTAAATATTGCTAAATCTGCGCTTAGCAAAGGCATTAGCAAGCTGGAGGATGAACTCGGCACAAAGGTGTTTGAACGCTCTTCAAGGGTAGTACGGTTAACCGAGGCGGGTCAGATTTTGTACCACCGCGCTGAGGTGTTACTTGAAGACGCAGACCACCTAGTAAGCGATATTAAAACACTGCAAAACAGTGTATCCGGCCATTTAAAAATTGCCGCACCGCCCACGTTGGGCCGCATGCTGGCGGCAGAAATTATTCCGCCTTTTTTAAAACAATGGCCCGACGTGTCTATATCGTTAAAGCTCTCTTACGATTACGAAGACCTGTTTAAAGAAGGGTTGGATTTAGCCTTTCGCATGGGCGTTAATCGCGACCAAAACTTAATTGAGCGCCCGTTAGGCCGAGCAAACCGTGTAGTGGTAGCAGCGCCCGATTACCTCGCACAACACGCCCCCATCCGCACACCCCACGATTTACTACCACACAAAAGCTTGCAGTTTAGTAACCACATACCGCAGGAGTGGACACTACAAAACCGGGCTAAGGTTGAGCATGTAACGCTTAGCGTGGCACTGCAATGCTCAGATTTAGCCGCCTTACGCAACGCCGCCCGCGCAGGCCTAGGTGTAGCCCAATTGCCCTGGATGCTAGTAAGAGACGATATTAACAACGGCCACCTAACACACGTACTGCCACAATGGCTAAGCACGGGTTTACCCATAGCGCTGGTGTATAAAGAAGGGCACAGAAAAGCCGCAAAGCTAGCGGAATTTTTGAAGTTTGTGGAAGCTTATAAACAATTATTTGAGCTTAGATTTGGCGAATAG
- the glmU gene encoding bifunctional UDP-N-acetylglucosamine diphosphorylase/glucosamine-1-phosphate N-acetyltransferase GlmU, whose amino-acid sequence MLEIIILAAGKGTRMRSDKPKVLHTLAGKPFLEHVLDRSAELNADKVHVIIGHGADMVREALAGRDVNFVEQTEQLGTGHAVLQVLPHLNPESDTLILYGDVPLTKTDTLAELRAKVSDSSMGLLTVNLADPNGYGRIVRTNGSVTAIVEQKDANPEQLKIDEVNTGVMAVKSAHLAKWLPALSNDNAQGEYYLTDIIAMSSADDIAIETAQPKDEYEVLGVNNRLQQAELERIFQRQVAEELMVAGATLLDPARLDCRGSIEVGRDCVIDVNCVFEGKVVLGNNVHIGPNCVISDSTIGDGTVILANSILEESTLAENCNIGPFARLRPGSQLASKAKIGNFVETKKAVIGEGSKVNHLSYVGDAEIGAGVNIGAGTITCNYDGVNKSKTTIEDGAFIGSNSALVAPVTVGKNATVGAGSIVTKNSEEGDLIIARAKQSNIKGWARPVKK is encoded by the coding sequence ATGCTAGAAATCATCATTCTTGCGGCCGGTAAAGGCACGCGCATGCGTTCAGATAAACCCAAAGTACTGCACACCTTAGCGGGTAAACCTTTCCTAGAGCATGTGCTAGATCGATCTGCAGAGCTTAACGCCGATAAGGTACACGTAATTATTGGCCACGGTGCCGATATGGTGCGTGAGGCATTGGCAGGCCGCGATGTAAACTTTGTGGAGCAAACCGAACAATTGGGCACTGGCCACGCGGTTTTGCAGGTGCTGCCTCACCTTAACCCAGAGTCAGACACGCTAATACTGTATGGCGATGTACCGCTTACCAAAACAGATACCCTTGCAGAGCTGCGCGCTAAAGTAAGTGACAGCTCTATGGGTTTGTTAACGGTTAACCTAGCCGACCCTAATGGCTATGGCCGCATTGTGCGCACTAACGGCAGCGTAACAGCAATTGTTGAGCAAAAAGACGCTAACCCAGAGCAGCTTAAAATAGACGAAGTAAACACCGGCGTAATGGCAGTAAAAAGCGCCCACTTAGCCAAATGGCTACCGGCACTGTCGAATGACAATGCCCAGGGTGAGTACTACCTAACCGATATTATTGCTATGAGCAGTGCAGATGACATTGCAATAGAAACCGCCCAACCAAAAGACGAATACGAAGTATTAGGTGTAAATAACCGCCTGCAACAAGCCGAGCTAGAGCGCATTTTTCAACGCCAAGTTGCCGAAGAATTAATGGTGGCCGGCGCTACCCTACTCGACCCCGCCCGCTTAGATTGTCGCGGCAGTATCGAAGTAGGTCGCGATTGCGTAATAGATGTGAACTGTGTTTTTGAAGGTAAAGTGGTGTTGGGCAACAACGTACACATCGGCCCTAATTGCGTAATAAGCGATAGCACCATTGGCGATGGCACCGTTATTTTAGCTAACAGTATTCTAGAAGAATCTACTCTAGCGGAAAACTGTAACATCGGCCCCTTCGCGCGCTTGCGCCCTGGCAGCCAACTTGCCAGCAAAGCCAAAATTGGCAACTTTGTAGAAACCAAAAAGGCAGTTATAGGCGAAGGCAGTAAAGTTAACCATTTAAGCTACGTAGGCGATGCGGAAATTGGTGCAGGTGTAAATATCGGCGCCGGTACCATTACTTGTAATTACGATGGCGTAAACAAATCTAAAACAACAATCGAAGACGGCGCATTTATAGGCAGTAACTCTGCTTTAGTCGCGCCTGTAACCGTAGGTAAAAATGCGACTGTGGGTGCAGGGTCGATTGTGACCAAAAACTCTGAAGAAGGTGATTTAATTATTGCCCGCGCAAAACAAAGTAATATTAAAGGTTGGGCTAGGCCGGTAAAAAAATAG
- a CDS encoding LacI family DNA-binding transcriptional regulator: protein MSKPTKKPTPQMSDIARLAGVSKSTVSRALANSPLVNQETKDLVQKIAREQNYRLNTVARNFRLKESLTIAVLIPSAGNAGWRLSDPFFLELLGSIAEAVDRHDHQLLLSRTSAQDSDWIEDFVNKRRADGIILIGQGSQHEAINKLAATFKAISVWGAKIDEHQHYPVVGSDNVLGGHRATAHLIERGRKRILFLGYNTLPEVSQRYRGYCDAHASANLAIDPKLQVATGSDESDGYLAVINAIESNIDFDGVFAVSDVLAMSAIRALQERKISVPKDVSVVGYDDIALASYYNPPITTIHQNRSAGGKILVDNLLEAIEGHKPEMISLNPELIIRGSS, encoded by the coding sequence GTGTCTAAGCCAACCAAAAAGCCCACACCACAAATGTCTGATATTGCTCGCCTTGCCGGTGTATCTAAATCGACAGTATCGCGGGCGCTGGCTAATTCACCACTGGTAAATCAAGAAACAAAAGACTTAGTACAAAAAATTGCTCGCGAGCAGAATTATCGCCTGAACACAGTAGCGCGTAACTTTAGGCTGAAAGAGTCGCTTACCATTGCTGTACTTATTCCCTCCGCAGGTAACGCTGGCTGGCGCCTATCAGACCCATTCTTTCTTGAGTTACTTGGCTCAATTGCAGAAGCGGTAGATCGCCACGACCATCAACTACTACTTTCGCGTACATCTGCGCAAGATAGCGATTGGATTGAAGACTTTGTTAATAAACGCAGGGCCGACGGCATAATATTGATTGGTCAGGGCTCGCAACACGAGGCAATTAATAAGCTAGCCGCAACATTTAAAGCTATTTCAGTTTGGGGCGCTAAAATAGATGAGCACCAGCACTACCCGGTAGTGGGTAGCGATAATGTATTGGGCGGCCATAGGGCTACCGCACATTTAATTGAGCGCGGGCGTAAGCGTATTTTATTTTTAGGCTATAACACGCTGCCCGAAGTATCGCAGCGTTATAGAGGCTATTGCGATGCTCATGCCAGCGCAAATCTCGCCATTGACCCTAAACTGCAAGTAGCGACGGGTTCAGACGAATCTGATGGCTACCTCGCGGTTATCAACGCTATTGAATCCAATATTGACTTTGACGGCGTGTTTGCTGTGAGTGATGTACTGGCTATGTCGGCAATTCGGGCACTGCAGGAACGAAAAATATCAGTCCCTAAAGATGTTTCTGTTGTGGGTTACGATGATATTGCCTTAGCAAGCTACTACAACCCGCCAATTACCACCATCCACCAGAACCGCTCTGCGGGCGGAAAAATTTTAGTGGATAACTTACTAGAAGCAATAGAAGGGCATAAGCCAGAAATGATAAGCTTGAACCCTGAACTTATTATTCGGGGCTCAAGCTAA
- a CDS encoding ROK family protein: protein MSNTLIAAIEAGGTKINISVGYTVDEPLMATRIPTHTPSDTLPACVDFLQTAQNKLGAIKALGIASFGPVDIDKQSASYGTILNSPKLAWCDQNILEAFNVFDCPIALDTDVNAAAYAEHQRLEKSNCNSVYITVGTGVGVGVVINGATLTGELHPELGHCYSERLAIEPKGVCIRHGDCVEGLISGPALKQRWKILPEEAESDHIMWESVGFHLARLCYTATLAYSPNNIILGGGVLQNTFIIPMVHKYFAHLAGGYLPAKAVPQNLDSFIKASSYSTGAGLAGAFLLARENINE from the coding sequence ATGAGTAATACTTTAATTGCTGCCATAGAAGCGGGCGGTACAAAAATTAATATAAGCGTTGGTTATACGGTAGATGAACCACTTATGGCTACCCGTATTCCTACCCATACACCAAGTGATACTTTGCCAGCTTGTGTCGATTTTTTACAAACGGCACAGAACAAATTAGGTGCTATTAAAGCATTGGGTATAGCAAGCTTTGGGCCGGTAGATATAGACAAGCAATCAGCTAGCTATGGCACCATTTTAAATAGCCCGAAATTAGCATGGTGCGATCAGAATATTCTAGAAGCATTTAACGTATTTGATTGCCCCATAGCATTGGACACCGACGTAAACGCGGCAGCTTACGCAGAGCATCAGCGATTAGAAAAGAGTAACTGCAATTCTGTATATATTACGGTAGGTACAGGCGTAGGTGTAGGCGTGGTTATAAATGGCGCAACGCTTACGGGTGAGTTACACCCAGAGCTAGGCCATTGCTACAGCGAACGATTGGCAATAGAACCAAAAGGAGTTTGCATTAGGCACGGCGATTGTGTTGAAGGGTTAATCTCTGGCCCAGCGTTAAAGCAGCGATGGAAAATATTACCAGAAGAGGCCGAGAGCGATCACATTATGTGGGAATCGGTCGGTTTTCATTTGGCGCGCCTTTGTTATACGGCTACTTTAGCCTACTCACCCAACAACATTATTCTTGGCGGTGGGGTGCTGCAAAATACTTTTATTATTCCGATGGTACATAAATATTTTGCTCATCTTGCAGGTGGATACCTGCCAGCGAAAGCAGTGCCACAGAATTTAGATAGTTTTATTAAGGCGTCTTCCTATTCCACTGGTGCTGGCTTAGCTGGCGCATTTCTACTAGCAAGGGAAAATATTAATGAGTAA